A part of Pseudomonas lutea genomic DNA contains:
- a CDS encoding heavy metal translocating P-type ATPase: MSDSVHKSSTQKPAHDTHNHHEHEHEHEHEHEHEHEHAVRDHAAHQHAGHDHGQSRLTPVQKHDHAAHACCSHDSAPAVVTIDGASGAEGQLSSFRIEAMDCPTEQTLIQNKLGKMKGIQKLEFNLINRVLGVWHELPSTDPIRDAIGALGMQADLIEEGTDKETASLPPANKPWWPLALSGVAALAAEGIHFTEAAPTWVVAIVALIAIFSGGLTTYKKGWIALKNFNLNINALMSIAVTGAVLIGQWPEAAMVMFLFTVAELIEAKSLDRARNAIGGLMQLTPEAATVQQNGEWLELDVKNVVLGSVVRVKPGERIGLDGEVVAGQSSIDQAPITGESLPVEKTVGDKVFAGTINQAGSLDYKVTAAAGNSTLARIIHAVEAAQGARAPTQRFVDRFSKVYTPAVFALALAIAIIPPLFMGAVWFDWIYRALVLLVVACPCALVISTPVTIVSGLAAAARKGILVKGGVYLEMGHRLDYLALDKTGTLTHGKPVQTDYVLLDPSLGEQAVAISASLAGRSDHPVSQAIAKAAQDGAPLPVEAFEALAGLGVKGEVQGRVYHLGNHRLVHEAGYCSPQLEAQLEALESEGKTVVLLFDASGPLALFAVADTVKDSSREAISQLHALGVKTMMLTGDNPHTAKAIAAQVGIDQAQGNLLPTDKLQAIEALYAQNHRVGMVGDGINDAPALARAEIGFAMAAAGTDTAIETADVALMDDDLRKIPAFIRLSRDTAAVLKQNIALALVIKVIFLGITFAGMATMWMAVFADMGVSLLVVFNGLRLLKK, encoded by the coding sequence ATGAGTGACTCTGTACACAAATCTTCCACGCAAAAACCTGCTCACGATACTCACAATCATCACGAGCACGAGCACGAGCACGAGCACGAGCACGAGCACGAGCACGAGCACGCTGTGCGTGACCACGCCGCTCACCAGCACGCTGGTCACGACCACGGGCAATCAAGACTCACGCCGGTGCAGAAACACGACCACGCTGCCCACGCTTGCTGCTCTCACGACAGCGCGCCCGCCGTCGTAACCATCGATGGTGCGTCAGGCGCCGAGGGTCAGCTCAGCAGTTTCCGCATTGAAGCCATGGATTGCCCTACCGAGCAGACACTGATCCAGAACAAGCTCGGCAAGATGAAGGGCATCCAGAAGCTCGAATTCAACCTCATCAACCGCGTGCTGGGCGTGTGGCATGAGCTGCCGTCGACCGACCCTATCCGCGACGCCATTGGCGCGCTGGGCATGCAGGCCGACCTGATCGAGGAAGGTACGGACAAGGAAACCGCTTCACTGCCGCCAGCCAACAAACCCTGGTGGCCGCTGGCGCTGTCGGGCGTTGCGGCGTTGGCCGCTGAAGGCATCCACTTCACCGAAGCGGCACCGACGTGGGTGGTTGCCATTGTCGCGCTGATTGCCATTTTCAGCGGAGGCCTTACCACTTACAAAAAGGGCTGGATTGCCCTGAAGAACTTCAATCTCAACATCAACGCGCTGATGAGCATTGCGGTCACCGGCGCAGTGCTGATCGGGCAATGGCCGGAAGCTGCCATGGTGATGTTTCTGTTCACTGTCGCCGAGTTGATCGAGGCCAAATCGCTGGACCGCGCCCGAAACGCCATCGGCGGTCTGATGCAGCTGACCCCGGAAGCTGCGACGGTGCAGCAGAACGGCGAGTGGCTTGAGCTTGACGTAAAAAACGTCGTGTTGGGCAGCGTCGTCCGCGTCAAGCCGGGCGAGCGCATCGGCCTGGACGGTGAAGTGGTGGCGGGGCAGTCGTCCATTGATCAGGCACCCATCACCGGCGAAAGTCTGCCGGTGGAGAAGACCGTGGGCGACAAGGTCTTCGCCGGGACGATCAACCAAGCCGGCTCGCTGGACTACAAAGTGACTGCCGCAGCCGGCAACTCGACGCTGGCGCGAATCATCCATGCCGTCGAAGCAGCGCAGGGCGCGCGAGCCCCCACACAGCGATTCGTCGACCGTTTCTCCAAGGTCTATACGCCTGCAGTGTTCGCTTTGGCACTGGCGATCGCAATCATCCCGCCGCTATTCATGGGCGCAGTGTGGTTCGACTGGATCTACCGCGCGTTGGTGCTGTTGGTGGTCGCATGCCCGTGTGCTTTGGTGATTTCGACGCCGGTGACCATTGTCAGCGGGCTCGCAGCGGCGGCGCGCAAAGGGATTTTGGTCAAGGGTGGCGTCTATCTGGAAATGGGGCACAGGCTCGATTATCTGGCCCTCGACAAAACCGGAACCCTTACCCACGGCAAGCCGGTGCAGACCGACTATGTGTTGCTTGACCCGTCCCTGGGCGAGCAGGCAGTGGCGATTTCCGCGAGCCTGGCCGGCCGCTCGGATCATCCGGTGTCTCAAGCGATTGCCAAGGCGGCGCAAGATGGCGCCCCGTTGCCGGTGGAAGCGTTCGAGGCCCTTGCGGGTCTTGGCGTGAAGGGCGAGGTGCAGGGGCGCGTGTACCACTTGGGCAATCATCGTCTGGTGCATGAGGCCGGGTATTGTTCGCCGCAGCTCGAAGCGCAGCTTGAAGCGCTGGAGAGCGAGGGCAAAACCGTGGTGCTGCTGTTCGATGCTTCAGGACCTCTAGCCTTGTTTGCGGTTGCCGATACGGTCAAGGACAGCAGCCGTGAAGCCATCTCGCAGCTGCACGCCCTGGGCGTGAAGACGATGATGCTGACGGGCGATAACCCGCACACCGCCAAAGCGATCGCGGCCCAAGTGGGCATAGATCAGGCGCAGGGCAATCTGCTGCCCACTGACAAGCTGCAGGCCATCGAAGCCTTGTACGCGCAGAACCATCGGGTGGGCATGGTCGGCGACGGCATCAACGACGCACCGGCGCTGGCCCGGGCCGAGATTGGTTTTGCCATGGCGGCAGCGGGTACGGACACGGCCATCGAGACCGCTGATGTGGCGCTGATGGACGATGATCTGCGCAAGATTCCTGCGTTCATTCGCCTCTCGCGCGATACCGCTGCAGTGCTCAAGCAGAACATCGCGCTGGCGCTGGTGATCAAGGTTATCTTTCTGGGCATTACCTTCGCCGGCATGGCCACCATGTGGATGGCCGTGTTCGCCGACATGGGTGTGAGTCTGCTGGTGGTGTTCAACGGGCTGCGATTGTTGAAGAAGTAG
- a CDS encoding NRDE family protein: MCLIVFAWRPSQAQPLILAANRDEFYARPTLPLAQWEDAPEVYAGRDLEAGGTWLGINANGRFAALTNIREPGKPPGRRSRGELVARFLTSDVSVEAYLQDVAGRSAEYSGFNLIVGDHEQLHFLHSGDPEPRRLAPGLYGVSNAGLDTPWPKLVKAKAALSAQLQDPRPERLFDLLADGTPAPEAELPSTGVGIATEKLLSSVFIASPNYGTRASTVLVANADGSRRLIERSFGPCGGRLGEVDLEI, translated from the coding sequence ATGTGCCTTATCGTGTTTGCCTGGCGGCCATCGCAGGCTCAACCTCTTATTCTGGCGGCCAATCGCGACGAGTTTTACGCGCGCCCGACGCTGCCGTTGGCACAGTGGGAAGATGCGCCAGAGGTGTACGCAGGGCGGGACCTGGAAGCGGGCGGGACTTGGCTGGGCATCAACGCCAACGGACGTTTCGCCGCGCTGACCAATATCCGCGAGCCAGGCAAGCCGCCTGGTCGGCGCTCACGGGGGGAACTGGTTGCTCGTTTTTTAACCAGTGATGTGTCTGTCGAGGCGTATTTGCAGGATGTCGCGGGGCGATCAGCGGAGTACAGCGGATTCAATCTGATCGTGGGGGATCATGAGCAACTGCATTTCCTTCACTCAGGCGACCCCGAACCTCGCCGCCTGGCGCCGGGGCTGTACGGCGTTTCCAACGCAGGGCTGGATACGCCATGGCCGAAGTTGGTCAAGGCCAAAGCGGCGCTGTCCGCGCAGTTGCAGGATCCACGGCCGGAAAGGTTATTCGACCTGCTTGCAGACGGCACTCCAGCGCCAGAAGCCGAACTGCCCAGCACGGGTGTGGGTATTGCAACGGAGAAGTTGTTGTCGAGCGTATTTATCGCCAGCCCCAATTACGGCACACGGGCAAGTACGGTATTGGTGGCAAATGCCGACGGCAGCCGACGCCTGATCGAGCGCAGCTTCGGGCCGTGTGGCGGGAGGCTGGGCGAGGTGGATCTGGAGATTTAA
- a CDS encoding catalase, whose translation MSNKLTTAFGAPVVDNQNIQTAGPHGPALLQDVWFLEKLAHFDREVIPERRMHAKGSGAFGTFTVTHDITRYTRAKLFSEIGKTTEMFARFSTVAGERGAADAERDIRGFALKFYTEEGNWDMVGNNTPVFFLRDPLKFPDLNHAVKRDPRTGMRSAENNWDFWTQLPEALHQVTVVMSERGIPRSYREMHGFGSHTYSFLNAQHERFWVKFHFVSQQGIANLTDAEAQDLVGRDRESHHRDLYENIEQGNFPRWKLFVQIMPEKEAGSYPINPFDLTKVWPKGDYPLIEVGVVELNRNPENNFADVEQAAFAPSNVVPGISFSPDKMLQGRLFSYGDAQRYRLSVNHHQIPVNSPRAALHVNSYHRDGLMRIDGNRGGMTSYEPNTKGAFQEQPDFREPPLSIEGAAGHWNHRVDGDYYSQPGNLFRLMNAREKQSLFDNTARSLRGVSAPIIQLHIEHCSMADPEYGIGVAAAVERIHNA comes from the coding sequence ATGAGCAACAAACTGACGACCGCTTTCGGCGCCCCTGTAGTCGATAACCAGAACATCCAGACAGCCGGCCCGCATGGCCCCGCGCTGCTGCAAGACGTCTGGTTCCTCGAAAAGCTTGCGCATTTCGATCGTGAGGTCATCCCGGAGCGTCGCATGCACGCCAAAGGTTCTGGCGCATTTGGCACCTTCACGGTTACCCACGACATCACCCGTTATACCCGCGCCAAGCTCTTCTCCGAGATTGGCAAAACCACTGAAATGTTTGCCCGGTTCTCCACCGTTGCCGGTGAGCGCGGCGCTGCCGACGCCGAACGTGACATTCGCGGTTTCGCGCTCAAGTTCTACACCGAAGAAGGCAACTGGGACATGGTCGGCAACAACACGCCGGTATTTTTCCTGCGCGACCCGCTGAAGTTTCCCGACCTGAACCACGCGGTCAAACGCGATCCGCGCACCGGTATGCGCAGCGCTGAAAACAATTGGGACTTCTGGACCCAGTTGCCTGAAGCGCTGCACCAGGTAACCGTTGTCATGAGCGAGCGTGGCATCCCGCGCAGCTACCGTGAGATGCACGGGTTCGGCAGCCATACCTACAGCTTCCTGAATGCGCAGCACGAGCGTTTCTGGGTCAAGTTCCACTTCGTTTCGCAGCAGGGCATCGCCAACCTGACCGACGCGGAAGCGCAGGATCTGGTGGGTCGTGATCGTGAGTCGCATCACCGCGATCTGTACGAAAACATCGAGCAGGGCAACTTCCCGCGCTGGAAGCTGTTCGTGCAAATCATGCCGGAGAAAGAAGCGGGCTCGTACCCCATCAACCCGTTCGACCTGACCAAGGTCTGGCCAAAAGGCGACTACCCGCTGATCGAAGTCGGCGTTGTGGAACTGAACCGCAACCCGGAGAACAACTTCGCCGACGTCGAGCAGGCAGCATTTGCCCCGTCCAACGTGGTACCCGGCATCAGTTTCTCGCCCGACAAGATGCTTCAGGGACGCCTGTTTTCCTACGGCGATGCCCAGCGCTATCGCTTGAGCGTCAACCATCATCAGATTCCGGTGAACTCGCCACGCGCTGCGCTGCACGTGAACAGCTACCATCGGGACGGGCTGATGCGCATCGACGGTAACCGTGGCGGCATGACCTCGTACGAGCCTAACACCAAGGGTGCGTTTCAGGAGCAACCGGACTTCAGAGAGCCGCCACTGTCCATTGAAGGTGCGGCAGGTCACTGGAACCACCGGGTTGACGGCGATTACTACTCGCAGCCGGGCAATCTGTTCCGCTTGATGAACGCGCGTGAAAAGCAGTCGCTGTTCGACAACACCGCCCGCTCTCTGCGTGGTGTGTCAGCGCCGATCATCCAGTTGCACATCGAGCACTGCTCGATGGCTGATCCTGAATACGGGATTGGCGTGGCGGCGGCGGTTGAGCGTATTCACAACGCTTGA
- the lgt gene encoding prolipoprotein diacylglyceryl transferase — protein sequence MLPYPQIDPVAVAIGPLQIHWYGLMYLVGIGSAWYLASRRLNRFDPTWTKEKLSDMIFWVAMGVIVGGRLGYVLFYDLPNYIANPLLIFEVWKGGMAFHGGFIGVMIATYWFGKRNGKSFFQLMDFIAPLVPIGLGAGRIGNFINAELWGKPTDLPWAMVFPPYSDPAQLARHPSQLYQFALEGVALFAILYFYSRKPRPTMAVSGMFALFYGIFRFVVEFVRVPDAQLGYLAWGWVTMGQILSLPMIIGGLVLIWLAYHRAPAANNAAA from the coding sequence ATGCTGCCTTACCCGCAGATTGACCCGGTAGCCGTGGCCATCGGTCCGCTGCAAATTCATTGGTACGGCCTGATGTATCTGGTCGGTATCGGCAGTGCCTGGTACCTGGCCTCCCGTCGCTTGAATCGCTTTGATCCGACCTGGACCAAGGAAAAGCTCTCGGACATGATCTTTTGGGTGGCCATGGGCGTTATCGTCGGCGGGCGGCTCGGTTACGTGTTGTTTTATGACCTGCCCAACTACATCGCCAATCCGCTGCTCATCTTTGAGGTGTGGAAGGGCGGGATGGCGTTCCACGGCGGCTTTATTGGCGTGATGATCGCGACGTACTGGTTCGGCAAACGCAACGGCAAGTCGTTCTTCCAGCTCATGGACTTTATCGCGCCGCTGGTGCCGATTGGTCTGGGGGCCGGGCGTATCGGCAACTTCATCAATGCCGAGTTGTGGGGCAAACCCACTGATCTGCCCTGGGCCATGGTATTCCCGCCTTACAGCGATCCCGCGCAGTTGGCGCGCCACCCGTCACAGCTCTATCAGTTCGCGCTTGAAGGCGTGGCGTTGTTCGCGATTCTGTATTTCTATTCCCGCAAGCCGCGTCCGACCATGGCGGTGTCCGGCATGTTCGCGCTGTTTTACGGCATCTTCCGCTTTGTGGTGGAGTTCGTTCGCGTGCCGGACGCGCAGCTTGGTTATCTCGCCTGGGGCTGGGTCACCATGGGGCAGATCCTCAGCCTGCCGATGATCATTGGCGGTCTGGTGCTGATCTGGCTCGCTTATCACCGCGCACCCGCTGCCAACAACGCTGCAGCTTGA
- the hutG gene encoding N-formylglutamate deformylase, which yields MDKVLSFTRGRVPLLISMPHPGQHLTPAVRDGLVDEAVSLPDTDWHIPRLYDFADELGASVLSAEYSRYVIDLNRPSDDTPLYAGATTGLFPSTLFEGDPLFKEGLAPSKEERATYLEQIWTPYHNTLRNELERLRAEFGYALLFDAHSIRGHIPHLFDGRLPDFNLGTFNGASCDEALAQRLDATCAAAKQYSHVLNGRFKGGHITRHYGDPANHVHAVQLELTQSTYMDEFVPFHYRPDLAEPTREVLKTLLHEMIAWGREKYGR from the coding sequence GTGGACAAGGTTCTGAGTTTTACTCGCGGTCGTGTACCGCTGTTGATCAGCATGCCCCACCCCGGCCAGCACCTGACGCCCGCCGTGCGTGACGGTCTGGTGGACGAAGCCGTGAGCCTGCCGGACACCGACTGGCACATTCCACGCTTGTACGACTTCGCTGATGAGCTGGGCGCCAGCGTGCTGTCGGCAGAATATTCACGGTACGTGATCGACCTCAATCGCCCTTCCGACGACACGCCTCTTTACGCGGGAGCCACCACCGGCCTGTTCCCGTCCACGCTGTTTGAAGGCGATCCGTTGTTCAAGGAGGGTTTGGCCCCGAGCAAGGAAGAACGCGCGACGTATCTGGAGCAGATTTGGACGCCGTATCACAACACGCTGCGCAACGAGCTGGAGCGCCTGCGCGCCGAGTTCGGTTATGCGCTGTTGTTCGACGCGCACTCCATTCGCGGGCACATCCCCCATTTGTTCGACGGCCGGCTACCGGACTTCAACCTTGGCACCTTCAATGGCGCCAGCTGTGATGAAGCGCTGGCCCAGCGTCTCGATGCGACCTGCGCCGCCGCCAAGCAGTACAGCCATGTCCTGAACGGTCGCTTCAAGGGCGGCCATATCACCCGCCACTACGGCGACCCGGCTAACCATGTCCATGCCGTGCAACTGGAGCTGACCCAGAGCACCTACATGGACGAGTTCGTGCCTTTCCACTACCGCCCCGACCTGGCCGAGCCGACGCGGGAGGTGTTGAAGACTTTGCTGCACGAGATGATCGCGTGGGGACGGGAGAAGTACGGGAGGTAG
- the hutI gene encoding imidazolonepropionase, translating into MKTLWHHCHAATMANGSYSIIEDAAIVTDGAQIIWIGPLDALPEQRDLKRVDLNGAWVTPGLIDCHTHTVFGGNRSGEFEQRLQGVSYAEIAAAGGGIASTVRATRAASEEELYVSAERRLLHLLKDGVTTIEMKSGYGLDLASERKILRVIRQLGENLPVTVRSTCLAAHALPPEYQDRADDYIAHICSEMLPALAAENLVDAVDAFCEYLAFSPAQVEQVFITAGQLGLPVKLHAEQLSSLHGSSLAARYQALSADHLEFMTEEDAIAMAAAGTVAVLLPGAFYFLRETQLPPMDALRKYGVKIAISTDLNPGTSPGLSLRLMLNMACTLFRMTPEEALAGATIHAAQALGMADTHGSLEVGKTADFVAWNIERPADLAYWLGGDLDKRVVRHGVERTL; encoded by the coding sequence ATGAAAACGCTCTGGCACCACTGTCACGCAGCAACCATGGCAAACGGCAGCTACTCGATTATCGAAGACGCTGCCATCGTGACCGACGGCGCGCAGATCATCTGGATCGGGCCTCTTGATGCGCTGCCCGAGCAGCGCGACCTCAAGCGTGTGGACCTCAACGGCGCGTGGGTCACACCCGGCCTGATCGATTGCCATACGCACACGGTGTTTGGCGGCAACCGCAGCGGTGAATTCGAGCAACGCCTGCAAGGGGTCAGTTACGCGGAGATTGCCGCTGCAGGCGGCGGCATCGCCAGCACCGTGCGCGCCACACGCGCCGCCAGCGAGGAAGAACTCTACGTCAGCGCCGAGCGTCGCCTGCTGCATTTGCTCAAGGACGGCGTCACCACCATCGAGATGAAATCCGGTTACGGGCTGGACCTGGCAAGCGAGCGCAAGATCCTGCGGGTGATTCGCCAGTTGGGTGAAAATCTGCCGGTCACCGTGCGCAGCACTTGCCTCGCCGCCCACGCCCTGCCCCCGGAATACCAAGACCGCGCCGACGACTACATCGCCCACATCTGCAGCGAAATGCTGCCGGCGCTTGCGGCCGAGAATCTCGTGGATGCGGTTGATGCCTTCTGCGAGTACCTGGCGTTTTCACCGGCCCAGGTCGAGCAGGTTTTCATCACGGCGGGCCAGCTGGGCCTGCCGGTCAAGCTGCATGCCGAACAGCTCTCCTCTCTGCATGGCTCAAGCCTCGCGGCGCGCTACCAGGCGCTGTCGGCTGATCATCTGGAGTTCATGACCGAAGAGGACGCCATCGCGATGGCCGCCGCGGGCACGGTCGCTGTGTTGCTGCCCGGCGCATTCTATTTCCTGCGCGAGACACAGTTGCCGCCCATGGACGCCCTGCGCAAATACGGTGTGAAGATCGCCATCTCCACCGACCTCAACCCGGGCACCTCGCCGGGCCTGTCACTGAGGTTGATGCTGAACATGGCCTGCACGCTGTTTCGCATGACGCCGGAAGAGGCCTTGGCCGGGGCCACAATTCACGCCGCTCAAGCGCTGGGCATGGCGGATACCCATGGTTCGCTGGAGGTCGGCAAAACCGCCGACTTCGTGGCATGGAACATTGAACGTCCCGCTGATCTGGCCTATTGGCTGGGCGGCGATCTGGATAAACGCGTCGTGCGCCATGGCGTGGAGCGCACCCTCTAA
- a CDS encoding thymidylate synthase produces MKQYLELLQDVIDNGTRKGDRTGTGTTAVFGRQIRHNLANGFPLLTTKKLHFKSIANELIWMLSGNTNTKWLNENGVTIWDEWATEDGDLGPVYGAQWTGWPTKDGGKINQIDYMVDCLKNNPNSRRILFHGWNTEYLPDEKLSPQENVKAGRQALAVCHLLYQAFVADGKLSMQLYIRSSDVFLGLPYNIAALALLTHMLAQQCDLIPHEIIVSLGDTHAYSNHEEQIATQLTRTPRQLPQLNIKRRPDSIYDYRFEDFEIVGYDADPSIKAPVAV; encoded by the coding sequence ATGAAGCAATACCTTGAGCTGTTACAGGACGTGATCGACAACGGCACCCGCAAGGGCGACCGTACCGGCACCGGTACCACGGCGGTGTTTGGTCGTCAGATCCGCCATAACCTGGCCAACGGCTTCCCGCTGCTGACTACCAAAAAGCTGCACTTCAAGAGCATCGCCAACGAGCTGATCTGGATGCTCAGCGGCAACACCAATACCAAATGGCTCAACGAAAACGGGGTGACCATCTGGGACGAGTGGGCCACCGAAGACGGCGACCTGGGCCCGGTATATGGCGCCCAATGGACAGGCTGGCCCACCAAGGATGGCGGCAAGATCAACCAGATCGACTACATGGTCGATTGCCTGAAGAACAACCCCAACAGTCGCCGTATCCTGTTCCATGGCTGGAATACCGAATACCTGCCGGACGAGAAGCTGTCCCCTCAGGAAAACGTCAAGGCCGGGCGCCAGGCCCTCGCGGTGTGCCATCTGCTGTATCAGGCATTTGTCGCGGACGGCAAGCTGTCCATGCAGCTGTACATTCGCAGCTCTGACGTGTTCCTCGGCTTGCCGTACAACATCGCCGCACTGGCGTTGCTGACCCACATGCTGGCGCAGCAGTGCGATCTGATCCCCCACGAGATCATCGTCAGCCTGGGTGACACCCACGCGTACTCCAATCACGAAGAACAGATCGCCACGCAGCTAACGCGTACCCCAAGACAGCTCCCGCAGTTGAACATCAAGCGTCGCCCGGACAGCATCTACGATTACCGTTTCGAAGATTTCGAAATCGTAGGCTACGACGCTGATCCAAGTATCAAGGCGCCCGTCGCGGTTTGA
- the cadR gene encoding Cd(II)/Pb(II)-responsive transcriptional regulator, with translation MNPSFKIGELAKLTDCPVETIRYYEREGLLSEPARSDGNYRLYTQEHVERLTFIRNCRSLDMTLDEIRSLLALRDSPQDQCENVNALIDEHIQHVNARVASLQALQQQLVDLRQRCSEGAPDHCGILDRLEISGSVVAADVEHSHVGRSHGH, from the coding sequence ATGAACCCTTCATTCAAAATCGGCGAACTGGCAAAACTCACTGATTGTCCGGTGGAAACCATCCGGTACTACGAGCGCGAGGGTCTGCTCAGCGAACCCGCGCGCAGTGATGGCAATTACCGGCTATACACCCAGGAACACGTTGAGCGGCTGACGTTCATCCGCAACTGCCGCAGCCTGGACATGACGTTGGACGAAATTCGTAGCCTGTTGGCGTTGCGCGACAGCCCGCAGGATCAGTGCGAAAACGTCAACGCCTTGATCGATGAGCACATCCAGCACGTGAACGCACGAGTGGCGAGCCTGCAAGCCCTGCAGCAGCAATTGGTGGACTTGCGCCAACGCTGCAGCGAAGGCGCGCCGGACCATTGCGGGATTCTTGATCGACTGGAAATCAGCGGAAGCGTCGTCGCGGCAGATGTCGAGCACTCCCACGTAGGCCGTAGCCACGGGCATTGA